One window of Quercus robur chromosome 5, dhQueRobu3.1, whole genome shotgun sequence genomic DNA carries:
- the LOC126726777 gene encoding probable WRKY transcription factor 14 — protein sequence MSISLFMSRMDNYQGDLTDIVRASGGPYGCITGNSSQPISEWQFPSDPMIFPSIQEQPRDNFGDPFSNMRDPLLNELHLSSSSSFFGSSNSADVIGTATSSVEESHTSGFTGLHVDVGGGVGVGVGSSSSSTSINVLDLDEMKRPCNIFSRMLQISPNNAKLSVSPCGSPVMAANSPRGIKAPAMLPSDILSVPNSSKPCFMDNTAVQISSPRNPGIKRRKSQAKKVVCIPAPAAANSRPSGEVVPSDLWAWRKYGQKPIKGSPYPRGYYRCSSSKGCSARKQVERSRTDPNMLVITYTSEHNHPWPTQRNALAGSTRSQPSKTNVTSKNSQGAQLAQKPTSPKEEQRESSNDNNVSSVVAGSSTTSASVKEEIEDIDKQLEMDNDGEFSNDQGFAYRPAMIVGSNQSDQDFFAELGEIETDPLDLLFNQGFTGDHEQKESKAMDPFSLFDWPSGDNNNSNTTNLFGEAKRGL from the exons ATGAGCATCAGTTTGTTTATGTCAAGGATGGACAATTATCAAGGTGATTTAACTGACATAGTTCGAGCTAGTGGAGGGCCATATGGTTGTATTACAGGCAATTCTTCACAACCCATTTCTGAGTGGCAGTTTCCTTCGGATCCCATGATTTTTCCTTCCATACAAGAGCAGCCTAGAGATAATTTTGGCGATCCATTCTCTAATATGCGAGATCCGCTTCTCAATGAGCTCCATTTATCATCCAGTTCTAGCTTCTTTGGCAGCTCCAATTCTGCTGATGTTATTGGTACTGCTACTTCAAGTGTTGAGGAAAGTCACACGAGTGGTTTTACTGGTTTACACGTTGatgttggtggtggtgttggtgttggtgttggttcTAGTAGTAGCTCTACAAGTATTAATGTTCTTGACCTTGATGAGATGAAAAGGCCTTGTAATATATTTTCAAGGATGCTTCAGATCTCTCCTAATAATGCAAAGTTGTCTGTGTCCCCATGTGGTTCACCGGTGATGGCTGCTAATTCCCCTAGGGGAATTAAGGCTCCGGCTATGCTTCCAAGTGACATTCTTAGTGTTCCTAATAGCTCCAAGCCTTGCTTCATGGACAACACCGCGGTGCAGATCTCATCTCCCCGGAATCCAGGTATTAAAAGAAG GAAGAGCCAGGCAAAGAAGGTGGTTTGTATTCCAGCGCCAGCAGCTGCAAATAGCAGGCCAAGCGGAGAAGTAGTTCCTTCTGATCTGTGGGCTTGGAGAAAGTACGGTCAGAAACCCATTAAAGGTTCTCCTTATCCAAG GGGCTATTATAGATGTAGCAGCTCAAAGGGATGTTCAGCTAGGAAACAAGTGGAGAGAAGCCGGACTGATCCAAACATGTTGGTAATTACATACACATCTGAGCATAACCATCCATGGCCAACTCAGAGAAATGCTCTTGCTGGCTCAACCAGGTCTCAGCCATCAAAGACCAATGTTACTTCAAAGAACTCACAAGGTGCTCAGCTAGCTCAGAAGCCAACTAGTCCAAAGGAAGAACAAAGGGAGAGCAGCAATGACAACAATGTGTCTTCTGTTGTTGCTGGAAGCTCAACAACAAGTGCATCTGTTAAGGAAGAGATTGAGGATATTGATAAGCAATTGGAGATGGACAATGATGGAGAATTCAGTAATGATCAAGGGTTTGCTTACAGGCCAGCAATGATAGTAGGGTCTAACCAGTCTGATCAGGATTTCTTTGCTGAATTAGGAGAAATTGAGACTGACCCTTTAGACCTCTTGTTCAATCAAGGGTTTACAGGAGATCATGAACAGAAAGAAagcaaggccatggatccattCAGCCTGTTTGATTGGCCTTCAGGAGACAACAACAACTCCAACACCACAAACTTATTTGGAGAAGCTAAGAGGGGGTTATAA